TCTCGCGGCATGCCGCCTTTAAAAAAGCCGTCTTCGAACATCTCACTAACGGCTTCGTCCCACCACTCCATCACCGTTTCATCATTTCTTTTGTCCCGGATTTCGACATGGGCGCGGTCCCTCTCCTGCCAGGTGTGAATCTCGACGTCATCGCGGGTAGGCTTGCCGAGTTTACCCCTTTTCTTGACGTCCGGCAGCATAGGAATCTTGCCACCCCTCTCCAGGTATTTAGTGGCCGGCTTCTGCAGCAGAGCCAGCGAGATAATCAGAACACCGCCGACGATCAGAACAATGGGCACAATGGCCTTGCTTATGGTATCGATCTTTAAGATACCGAAGGTAACCAGGCCCATTGCAGCCAGGGGGATAATGAGGGGAAGAAGAAGCTGCCACTGATAGATCTCGTATGGTTCACTCTTCTTGATGTCGAAGCTGGTAACTGTGACCCACGCGCCCCGTTCACAGGTAGGATAGCTAATTTCGTGACCGGTAGCGGTGATCGACTCGTACATTTGCTGGAGCATTTCGGGGGTCGGGGTATCCTCCGTGCAGATCTCAACGCGGCATGTCCCACCAACCGGAGTTTGCTGCTCCATAACGTCAAGGGCGAGTCCCAGATCTTCAATCGAGTAACCGACTAGCTGAGTACTCATAAAAAACCTCCTCGCGAGAAGTTATCTACATTATGTATAACGCAAGGAGGTTTTGTCAATACTTTATGTTATTTAGCCGGGGCGCCGCATCCAGGACACTTCTCAAGCGCCTGGGCCTTTTCCCTTGTCATGGGGAAACTCTTGCCGCATTTATCACAGGTGACAGTAACAATATCCGGCCCTTTCCCTTGTCCGGTATCGGCGATCGCCGGCGCCTTCTCCGGATGCCGGCAGCACTCAAGCATATAGGACCGCATATTTACTAAATAGGTAGCTCCCTGCTCTCCCATGCCCTGGATCATCTGGCTGAGATCCGGGGACGCCTCGGTTAAAAACTCCAGGAGGTCCAATACGCTGATACTGCTCAGGAACTTAGCAAATGGCTGAGCTTTTTCAAACATATCGGAGGTGACAGGCGGCATCTGGTTTTTAACAATCATTTCCCTAAACTGGTCAAGGGTAAAGTTGGACAGCCACTCTTTAAAGCCTTTTACTATCTTGGGCCGTTCAAACTCGACGGCCATTTGAAAACCGAACTCACTGGCGGCGTTCTTAATTCCCTGAAACATTTAACTTCCACCTCCGTCAGCTGGTTTATTAGCCATTCTTTCTGCTGCCTTAGTCACCTTGCCCAGCAGGTCCTTAAAGCCATTGCTGATATCTACCTTGATCTGATGGCTCTCCTCCTCCCGGCGGCGTCTATCTTTAAAATCCTCTAATCTGAGATATAAGTCAATACTGTCGGATGACACCCTTTGCTTACTGCCATCGGCCTGTTCGATAGTAACCGAAACACTCTCCTTTGCATTAGCCGGATTAACTGCCGGCGGAGGCGGAGGCGGCCTAATAATAATCGGTAGATCGCCGGTTATCTCACTCACCTGACCGGTAGCAGAATCTACCATGAATCGTTTAGGCGCTGGCGGAGGAGTAGGATTCACCGGCGGCGGCGCACTAAATACTAATGGCTTATCGGCTTCCCACGGTATGAGCTGACCATCTTTCCAAACCCAGATCTCCTTTTTTGGAGCGGCAGCCTGCGCTTGCGGTATGATCATGGGAATTCCAGTGTTCTCGACAACTTCTACCATCATATTCCCATCCGGTCCAGGCTTTACCAGGTAACCTTTAGGCGGCGCCTGCCCGCTGTTGCCTCTCATTTCATCGATAGCCCCAATCCAGTCCTTTATTTGTTCAGGCAAGCTTTTATTACTGGCGCCATTCCCGCCGGCGCTGGCGCCGGCCCTGGCTTTGCTTATAGCACGTACCTTTGATAGCTCGAGAGCATCTTTATAAGTAAGAGTTCCCAGGTCCGCCCCCACCTTTATCGGTTTATCATCCGGATCCAGATCGTAATCCCTGACCTCTTCTTCCGCCTTCTTCTGCTTTTCCTCAGTACTTAAACCGGTGTCTTTTACTTTATTTATCTGCTTATCGGTGATCTTGTTTGAAACGAACGACTTACCGGACCAGAACCTGAGCCATCTCTCCAGGACGTCGGCCCGGATTCCCATGCCGCTGAGGGCCTCAGTAACCCAGTTCATATCCTTATAATCGCCGCCCTGGAAAACGTAATTAGCAACAGCGATAAAGAAGGCGTCTTTACCGACTGCGCCGGCCGACTGGCCGCATTCAATAAACTGCTGAAAAGGAGTCATATTAGCCGACGCGACCTGGACTTCCTCCGAGTTGACCGGCTCCTGTACCATCTTGGCCAGCTCCTCCCGGCCAAGCTCTGTGATCGTCCACTTTTTGTCTTCGTCCTGAGTGGCCCACTGGCGCTTTTCGAACAGATCGAGCTGAGACTTAAAACCTCCCTGTTTTTCCTTGAGAATCTCGGCGAGTTCCTGCTGGCTGACAGAACCTGTCTGATTCGCCAATTCCCTCAATACCTTCTCTTGACTTGCCATATCTACCTCCTACTCCTTTAACATTTGACACTTCTTAATCAGCAGCAATCTTTCATCTGAAACGGGCAATTTCGGTTTTGACTTTTTGCGCTGATGCTTGGCAATCTCCTTTTCCTTTTCGGCAGCTCTTTCTAACAGGTGGGCAGTACGCATATCGCGGTCCGGGCGGTTGTAGCAGTTATGGCAGTAGTTAAGGTCGTCAAGCTCTATCCCGTCCTCATCGTGGCCGTCCCCCAGAGCTATACCACACAAATAACATCTTATTACCATCGATTATAAACCTTGTTAAGTTAATGACTTAACTTGTTATTAACCAGTTTATACCTTAACTTTTTAAAAAGCAATACCCCAGTTGCCTATTGACAAAAAGACCTGTTTAACATAAGCTAAGAGTCACAGGAGGAAAAGATTATGCCAATTAATGTATGGCCAGCTGTTACCTATGTTATCGACAAGATACCCTTCGCCAGAATCTTCTCCCCCCCTCCTTCCCAGAGAAAAAGCGTTGAAGAGCTGAAAGAAATCCTCGATAGTACGCAGCCTGTTAAACCAGCTAAAACCGTTGTCACAGAAGAGGAACCGCCCAGGCCCAGGGAAACCAATCACCCTTCCTTTATTAAAGAAGAGCCAATAGAGGAAGGCGAATTCCGGGAGGAGCCCGCTGATTTACCTACCAAGGTCCACCTGGCGCCCCGGCCAGCCTCCATATCTAATGTAACTACCGAGGAAACGGTCGCTTACCAGAACCGCGAAATTGGCAAACAACTGCTGCAGCTGGAAAGACACGCCAGCCAGAAATTCACGATTGCAGGCAAGCGCTGCGACTGCCTAGTAGGTGGAACACTCATTTATAATAATCATGCCCCCATAGCAATTGGTAAAATCCAAGGCACAGTACTGACTCATAAAGGACGAGTTCAAAATGTTACACAACACATGGATAGGCTTTATGATGGGGATTTGAGAGAGATACGAGTTGCCTATTCTAATGTCCCTCTCTTGATAACACCAGAACACCCCATACTGGGTATCTCTAACGCATGGAGAAATAACTGGAAATGTAATTATGGCGGTTTATCTGAGGAAAACATAAAATGGGTACCTGCCTCCGATATGACAGAGGGTTCATTTACTGCCTTTCCCCGAATACGACGAATTACCGACATGGATATAATTACACCCGACTTAGCTGAATTACTGGGATGGTACGTAGCCGAAGGTTCAAAAGAAAAGGATCCCCAAAATAACCGAATAGTATTATCTCTCAACAAGCAGGAAACCGATAATATACTGCGCATACGTGCTCTGTTCGCAAAATGCTTTGGGGAAGATACCATCATACGAGATCGGGAAACATCTACCCAGATTGAATATACCAACAAAGCATATATCGGCCTCTTTACAGAATTTGGTATTGGAACTCATAACAAGCAAATCCCAGAATGGATGCTTTACTTACCTGAAGAAAAACAATATAGATTTCTTAATGGTTACTTCCATGGCGATGGTAATAAAAGAGAATGCCGCTCTAATGAGCTTCAAGCTACTACCGTTTCACAACAACTAGCTTATGGACTGAGACTGGTGTTATTCAGACTGGGCATACTTCATGGAATCCATATGGCAAAACAGCTTGATGGTTTGATCGCAGGACGGGTTATTATTGGTAATGGTACGCGTTATAATATCCGAATAGGTGGTGCAGCAGCAAAAACACTTGGTAACAAGATAGGCTTTGAATTTAAAAACTTTAATACAGTCAATGACCATACACCAATGAATTGGGGAGATATTACTGAAAATTATGTCTTCCTTCCCATCAAATCTAACGAACCAAAGGAATTCCATGGCTCTGTTTATAATATAAGTGTAGCTTATGACGAAAGCTATCTTACTATTAACGGTGCTGTCCATAACTGTGGCCAATCCAGGCATTTGCTCGACCTGGAATCCCTGGCAGAAGAAACCATTTCGATGGTCGATAATCCTGATATTTACAACCGTATTCTGGATTTCGTTAAGGACATGGGTCCTAAAGTAACTATTGAGGCCCTTGAATCCGGCCAATACGATGTTGAGTTTGCAGGATTTGTTACCAAGGCCCGGGACTTCCGAAAAGAGCTCCTGGGGACTCTCGATTCTAAAGCTTTATTTCCACATAAAGAGGAGGAGAAAGTTTAATGCCTATGAGAATCGTACTTCTAACAGCAGATGAATGCGGTATCTGTGATGCGGCCAAGGCGGCCTTCGAAAAACGCTTTGTTAAAAACATGATCCGGGGAGAAGCGGCAATAATCAACCTTGATACAGATGAGGCTTATCAAGAAAAATGGGCGGAACATGAGCTGGAGCTTGCACCGGTTGTCTTACTGGAAGATGGCGAAGGTAATATCATATCTACTATCCCCCCTGAGGAATTACTGGATTATAAACTGCCTGCGGAAACAGAGCAGCCGGCCGAAGAAAAACCTGCACCGCCGGAAGCCGAAGAAAACAAAACCTTGACAAACCCTACATAACATAATACATTATATATAACCGCCTGCATGCAGCGGTTAGTCCGAGGTCGATAGGACTTAAATAAATACGTAAGGAGTGGATGACCATGGCCGCTAAATGGAAAAGAGTTGTTCCCCAGGTCGTAACAGGTCAGATCCAGGCCGTCGCCGCAGGAAAACACTTGACCGTGTTTGTGCGAAAGCCTAGTGCTCCCGGAGCTGGCAGCCCCGAGCAGAAGATGAAATTCTCCAAATGCGCTAAACAGACCAAGGGTATCACCGATCGTCTGGAGCGCAACCAGAAGATGTCTACTTGCTTAAGATAAGCTGAGTTCCGCGAAACCCGATCCGACAAGCAAAGACCGTAGCTCATGGAATCGCAAGCTACGGTCTTTCTTTTATCTAAAAATCACTGATATTTGTTGTTGAACAGCCTTCTATTGTTAGAAATGAAGCTGATTTGTTTAAAACTGCTAATATTATTAGTAATATTTTACCGCTTGTTGTTTGACTTGTGGGTTATCTTCTCAAGGATGTTGTCACCGAAGAACTCCAGCGCCCCGGTCCTGTCGTCGACCTGGATAGTATTATTCTGTTTGTCCTCCCAGCACTTCAAACACATGCCGTCCCTGCCCTGCAAATACTCCTTCTTACAAGCCGAACAGACCGGCCCTGTGGCAGCCAACCACTCCTGTTGAGTGGGCCTGTGATGATGTCCGGTGACTATATTAAGGTTTGGGTCAACCTCGTTTAACAAGCTTCTCAGCGATCTTTTCGGCATAATAGACTCTCCTCCGGTGAGCTTCCCACTCTTCCTTTATTATATATACAGCAAATCCGCCGATAATACATACCAGGATAGAGCCGATTAATAAAAGCGCCTTTCTCATAGAGTTTCCTACTGGGCGGCTGCCGCTTTCCTGGAGTCCATAATAACCTTATAAGCCTCATTGATCTTGCTGAA
This genomic interval from Dehalococcoidales bacterium contains the following:
- a CDS encoding LAGLIDADG family homing endonuclease, producing MPINVWPAVTYVIDKIPFARIFSPPPSQRKSVEELKEILDSTQPVKPAKTVVTEEEPPRPRETNHPSFIKEEPIEEGEFREEPADLPTKVHLAPRPASISNVTTEETVAYQNREIGKQLLQLERHASQKFTIAGKRCDCLVGGTLIYNNHAPIAIGKIQGTVLTHKGRVQNVTQHMDRLYDGDLREIRVAYSNVPLLITPEHPILGISNAWRNNWKCNYGGLSEENIKWVPASDMTEGSFTAFPRIRRITDMDIITPDLAELLGWYVAEGSKEKDPQNNRIVLSLNKQETDNILRIRALFAKCFGEDTIIRDRETSTQIEYTNKAYIGLFTEFGIGTHNKQIPEWMLYLPEEKQYRFLNGYFHGDGNKRECRSNELQATTVSQQLAYGLRLVLFRLGILHGIHMAKQLDGLIAGRVIIGNGTRYNIRIGGAAAKTLGNKIGFEFKNFNTVNDHTPMNWGDITENYVFLPIKSNEPKEFHGSVYNISVAYDESYLTINGAVHNCGQSRHLLDLESLAEETISMVDNPDIYNRILDFVKDMGPKVTIEALESGQYDVEFAGFVTKARDFRKELLGTLDSKALFPHKEEEKV